Genomic segment of Flavobacteriales bacterium:
TTCTTTTTGTCATTTCTCGGTATTCAAGCACAACCCTATTTCGGACAAAGATTTTACCCAGATATAGAAGTAAATAATCAAGATAAATACATTCCTTGGACAGGTGGTTTAAATGCGCCCCAGTTCAATGAAATGGATCTTAACAAAGATGGAATCAAAGATCTTGTGATATTCGACAGAGCCGATAATCAAGTCATCTGTATGCTTTATAATCCATGGAATCCAAACAGCCCATATAGTAGAAAACCTGAATTTGAAAAAAACTTTCCAAAGTTAGAAAGCTGGATGCTTACCGCAGATTTTAATAATGATGGTTTAATGGATTTGTTTACCAATTATTCAGGAAGAGTACTCTACTATCGTCAATTGGCTACAAATCCCATTACATGGTCTGATCCCGATACTTTAAGAACCAAAAGAGGTCCTACAACAACCAGTAAGCTCTTCGTTTCGGCAATTGATGTACCTGCTATTGAAGATGCCGATGCAGATGGTGATTTAGACCTCTTAACATTTGGCGTGTTAGGTACAAAGCTAGAATTCCATGAAAACATAGGAACAGCCAGTAATTATGAACTCAAACTAACAGATAGATGTTATGGAAGGTTTACAGAAAACTTCTCAGACAATAGTGTTACCTTACATGACTGCGATGACGGAAATGCAGCCCCTCCCCTCGCCTCAAGACACTCGGGTTCTACCGTTACTATTTTTGATATAGATGGCGATAATGACAAAGATATGTTTCTAGGCGATGTTTCTTTTAACAATATTGTTATGCTAAAAAACACCCCAAATGCTGGTGTGGCAACCATGACTGAACAAATTTTCACTTTTCCGAATAACAAACCTATAGATGTTCAACTTTTTCCATTAGTAAAATTCATTGACCTTGATAAAGATGGAGATCAAGATATGCTTGTTACACCCAATAGTTCAAATAATTCTGTAACCAAAAACAGTGTTTGGCACTATAAAAATACAGGGAATGAGATCGTACCACAGTTTGATTTTCAAGAGGAAAATTACCTTCAAAAAGATATGATCGATATAGGAAAATTCTCTATTGTTAGATTATTTGATTTTGATCAAGACGGAGATAAAGACCTTTTTGTAAGCAGTGGTGAACGTTTTGATGCTTCCAAAAATTTTATTTCCTCAATATATTATTATAAAAATATAGGAAATAATATAACTCCTAAATTCAAACAGATTTCTAATGATTTTGGAGGATTTTTATCAAAAAACATTGGTTTACAACTTGCCCCAAGCTTTGGAGATCTAGATTCTGATGGGGATTTTGACATTATCATGGGAAATAAAAATGGGCAAGTCATTTATTTTGAAAATACCACTAACAATGCTGCACCCAGCTATATTTACAATAATTCACTGTTCAACTCTGTAAATGTAGGGGTTTCTTCAAAGCCTTTTCTCTATGACTTAGATGGGGATTTTGATTTAGACTTACTCGTGGGAGAAAAAGATGGGAATATCAATTATTATGAAAATACAGGAACGCAATCAAATCCACAGTTTTCACTAAACCCAGATACAAATAAATTTGGCGGTATAGATCTAGTGGACAACTTTGGAAACGGATATACAGATCCTACAATTGTTGAGATGAATAATAAAATGCACCTTATTATTGGAACAGCAGAAAGAGGAATCCATGTTTTTGATAGTTTAGAAAACAATCTCAAAGGCAATTTTAGAAATAAAACACTTACTGAAAATCTTCAAAAGTTTGACAATAAAAGATATCTAAGTCCAACAATTGCGGATATAAACCAAGATGGGAAAATGGATATGATTCTAGGGAATATCAAAGGCGGATTGGAGTATTTTGTTGGAATTGACAAGAATCAAATCAGTGTAGTAGAAATAGATAACCCACAAGAAGTTATCATATATCCTAACCCTGCAAAAACTCATTTATCTATCCAGAGTAATCATTCATTTGAAAGTTTTCTGATCTATTCTATTTCAGGAAACTTGATTCAAAAAGGAAACTATCAAAAAGAAATTTCTGTAGAAAACTTATCTCCTGGATCTTATCTCATAGAATTAAGAAACAATTCAAAAAGAGCACTTCTAAAATTTATCAAGATCTAATTAAGAAACAATTCAAAAAGAGCACTTCTAAAATTTATCAAGATCTAGTAAGTTCTTCTTCTACGCCGTCTTGTTTTTTTGATTCCAAGAACGCCCATAATTCCACGAGTAAATTCTCTAACAATAATTGTAGTTGCTTTACTTAGGAGGCTTTCGCCAAGAGATTGTCTTTTTCTTCCTCCAGATCGCCTTCTAGAACTCGCAGCTTTCTCTTTTTCCTTTTGTTTTTTGAGTGCTGCTTTGCGTTCTTCTTCTTGTGCTTTTTCTATTTTTTCTGAAAGAATTTCATACGCACTTTCTCTGTCAATATCCTCGGCATATTCTTCTACCAGTTCAGAATGATCAATGATTTTATCTATTTCCTTTTCGGTAAGAATATCCATTCTAGAAATCGGAGCTCTCAAAAGCGTATGTACCAAAGGTGTAGGGATTCCTTTTTCGTTTAGACAAGTAATCATTGCCTCTCCAATTCCCATTGAAGTCAAGAGTTCATCGGTAGTATAAAAAGTAGTTTCGGGATAATTTTCAGCTGTTTTCTTAATCGCTTTACGATCTTTTGCCGTAAATGCCCTAAGCGCATGTTGAACCTTTAGCCCTAGTTGACTCAGAACTTCTTCAGGAACATCTGTGGGCAATTGAGTACAGAAAAATACACCCACCCCTTTTGATCGGATAAGCTTAATGATAATTTCGATTTGATCGAGCAATTCATTTGTAGCTTCCTTAAAAACAAGGTGTGCTTCATCTATAAATAAACAAAGTTTAGGTTGATCGTCGTCCCCAGATTCTGGAAGGGTTTCATATATTTCTGCTAACAGACTCAACATGAATGTTGAAAATAATTTTGGTTTATTTTGGATATCTGTTAGACGGATAATAGAAATCTGTCCTTGTCCATTTCTTTCCTGTAACAAATCTTCAATATCAAAAGATTTCTCTCCAAAAAACTTCTCTCCTCCTTGTTCTTCTAGCTCTACTATTTTTCTTAGAATGGCGCTTACAGATCTCCCTGAAATATATCCATATTCTTTTTCTATTTCCTTTTTCCCTTCAGAAGTGAGGTATTGGAGTGTTTTCCTAAGATCTTTTAGATCCAAGAGTGGTATTTTTTGGTCATCGCAGTATTTAAACATTATACTCACAATACCCATTTGAGTTTCATTTAAGCCCAATATTTTGGATAGTAAAATGGGACCAAACTCTGATACGGTAGCTCTTAGCTTCACGCCTTTTTCATCAGAAATACTCATGAGTTCCACAGGTAATCCTTGGGGTTCATAAGGTTCTCCGATCGCTCCGTGTCGCCAAACAATATGATCATTAGAACTACCAGGTTGTGCTAAACCGCTCAAATCACCCTTGATATCCATTAATAAACTAGGAATCCCTTTTAAAGAAAGTTGCTCTGCAAGTACTTGAACAGTTTTTGTTTTCCCTGTACCAGTAGCCCCAGCTATTAAACCGTGTCTATTAAGTGTTTTTAGGGGAATTTTCACTTTGGTTTCAGCTACAGGCTCTCCATTGAGCATTCCACCACCAATAGTAATAAAATCTTTCTTATAGGTATATTTAGTTTGAATTTCTTTTTGAAATTCAAGGGTGATTTGATCCTTCTTTTCCACGAAATTATTTTAGGGTTTTGAACACTTTATTCAGTTCTTCAATATTCTTTGCTTGGCTAATGATTTCATTCTTTTTGTTTAGAATAAAAATAGCAGGTGTACCTGTTACAAAGTAATTTTTGACATTTTCAGATTCCCATTTTTTAAACTCCGAAGTATGTTTAAAATTTGGAAAACTTATGATGGTGTTTTTATAAGAAGTAGGATCTGTATCTAAGCTTACGGCTATTGCCTTGGCATTTGGATGCCAGTCAAACCATTTATTTAACTCAGGCATCATTTGCATACAATGTGGACACCAAGACGCCCAGAAAACAACAATTTTATAATCAGAATCTAAGGAATTTAACATATTTTCTTGCCCTTCACCTGTAATGGCAGGAGCTATATTTCCTTTTTTCATTCTTTTATATCCTTCAATTCTTCGTTCTCTTTTGTGCTTTATTTCATCGTTATCACATGATCCCTCTTCTCCATAGACAAGGTCGATATGTCTAACTACAATATCAAAACCAGATGGAATAAACAATTGGGTAAGCAAATTTACGGCTTTACCTTTTACCTCTGTATCGGTAATTTGATCCATTATTTCATCTACTCCAGTCACCATTTCAAGTTCTAAATCTTCTCTCTGTAGATGCTTATTCTTATTATAAACCATCCCTAAATACCTATTAAATAGGTTTTGGTAAGCAGGAGAATTCCATAATTCTGGCTGATTTAAATCATACATTTTAAGACTGTTTAAAAACAATAAACTATCTTGATGTTCTCTTTTAGCAGAAATATCTACATACAATTTTGGCTTCATGCTCAATAATGCACCCAAAAATTCATGATCTGCTTTTGCTCTTTCGATAATTTGATCATTTCTTTTAGATAGAACTTTGAGTTGTTTTTTGATTTGTTTCAAAAATTTCTCGTCTCCTTCTAGCGGATAAGTCAACCATGTGTTTCTAAGCAAACTAAGTGCCTCAGAATTTTTCAAATTTTCATCTGAATATGATTTCCATTTTAAATTAATGGGATCTTTTGTCTCAAAAACTTTATTTGGTTCTATTCTTCTAGCATTCACATCTCGTTTATGAATAAACAATTCTACATCGTTTTCTCCCGTAATAATTACATCAAAAACTAGCTCTACACCATGTTCTTCTTTTAGATACAATTGGTACATTCCTTTTTTGCAATTATTTGGAATGGCTGTTTTAAATTTATTATTATCGACTTTGATCTCTGTAACCACATCATTTGTAACACCGTATTTCTTCAATGACAATTCCTTTATGGTGTATCCTTTTTCTACAGCTCCTTCAATAAAATGTTGTTTTTGCCCACAGGCGACATTAAATAGTAAAAATAGTAATGAAGTGATCCAAACACTTTTTTTCATTTCTCCGATTTTATTAGTTGTTTATAATTTTTTTTATACCAAATAAAAATCAAGACAAGGGACTTAAAATTAATTAATGGTTTCTTATCTCTTATTCAAGAATTTATTTAGCAATAGTTTCAATAGTTTATTTTTCTTTTTGTAGCGTCAAATAAAGTTTCTTAGATTCTTGATCGACTCCTTCAAACCTCAAGACTGTATCTCCTTGAGCAATTGTGTCTAAGTATATTCTTCCTTCTTGGTATGAGTTTGTGAAATCTAAACGGTAATATCCAAAATCAAATTTTTCGTCCTGCCCATGCATTTCAAGATAGTCTCCTGGAAGTCTTTCTAATTTTCCTGAGTATGTTTTTATTTTATTGCAATTTGGCAAATCTTCCAAGGCTTCGATTAAAGTTATACTTCCATTTTTATTGAAAATATATCCTGATTTTTTCAAATCACAAACATGATAAATAAGAGGTTGACCATCATAAAAACCTGCACTTACAATCCATTTATTATAGATTCGTGTATCGGGTTCTAATGTTGGGATTTGTTTTTCGCAAGAAAGTACCCCCACAAAAACTAAAAATGTCACTAAAAAAGCTGAAATATATCTCATGATGTATTTTTTTGTAAAAATAATAATTTCTACGGATTTTTCGGTTTTGATATTACTTGCATGTTCTCTATTTTCCCTTGATCTATAGAAAATTTAAGCATTGTTCTTTCTTGGTGAAAACCACTTTTGCCAAAAGCCCCTGGATTGATATGTAAAACAGAAAAATTGTTATCATACATAACTTTCAGAATGTGTGAATGTCCACAAATAAAAATATCGGGTTGAATTTGCTTGAGTAGCATCTGTATTTTGGTATTAAACTTAGGTGGATAGGCTCCTATATGTCGGATCCAAATTTTTTTACCTTCACAAAAGAAAATTTGATCTTCTGGACAACGAACACGAATATCCTGTCCATCAATATTCCCATAAACAGCTTTTACAGGTGCAAAAGTTTCCAAATAATCTAACACTTCTTGACTACCGATATCACCTGCATGCCAAATTTCGTCTGCGTTTTGATAATGTGCTGCCGCCTCTTTATCTATAAAGGCATGAGTATCCGAAAGAAGAAGAATTTGCTTCAAGACTATTTAATATCTGATGAGATCAGTTGATACGTTTTCTCCGCTAATAAATCATTGTGATAAACCATCCCTATTCCAACGCTATACGCATTTTCATATCGCAACATTTTAACAGACTGAATAACCACATCCTCTCCAGAGGTAACAAGTTTCACATTATAAGGCGTACCCTGGAAATTGTTTAAAAAGCCCCCTACATCATAAGCATAAATAACGTCTCCATGGAATGCGTTATTATCAGCATTATAACTGCTATAAGTGGGTCCTTCTATTTTTGAATAATACGTTCCAAATTTACTTTCTACTTTATATACTCGAAGATCTTTTTTCTCAATTGGCAATTTATTTCCACTATCGTCAATATAGAAATTAGACTCTAAATAAGTGAAATTTTCATCCGTAATCGTTCTTGTAAAAAATTCATTTTCATGATAATCAAAATACGTTTCGGTTCTTTTCTTTACCCGATTTTTACCATCTTTACTCTCTACTATCTCTGTCTTAATATCTTGTAATTCTATCCTAACAGTATAAGGAACTAGAGCAATTGTATCTGAGACCTTATAAGTCCAACTAGAACCAATATCAAAAAGCATATATCTTTTCATATCAGAATCAAAATCCTCAAGAGGAAGAGTCTCTTCATCTTTATAACACGAGGTCAAAATCAAAAAAACTAAAAACGATAAAACGACTTTTATTTTCATAATACATAACTATTTTCGCTAATTTACAACAAAATTTAATACTGCTACAAATTTTATAAAGTGATTCAGAAAAGGATATTTTGATGCAAAAAAAACAATTTTTGATGATTTTTCCCACAATATTTCGACTAAAAATACGATAAACAATATAGTTTCGTAAAATCACAAGCAAGCTTGGTTCAAGTCTGTTTTGGTTTATGAGTGGTATTAGTTATCTTGCATGATATTTTGTAGGAATTGTGATCTAAAGAATGAAAAAACGTTTTTTCCCTTTTATACTCTTAGTACTTTTATTTATTTCTAATGGATGTTCGGTAAAAAAGAATAAATTTTTAAACCGTAATTATCATTGGGTTACAGCTCGATATAATAAATGTTATAACGCTCAAGTCTTGTTTGATAAAACGATGGAATCTTATCAGAATCAAATTAAAGAGGACTACGGAAGCACCTTACCTATTAGAAAATTAGGAAGTGAAGAGGAAGCAAAAACGCTACATACCCCTTTTGAAACAGTCATAAAAAAAACGAGTGAGGTTGTTCAACGTCATTCTATGGTTATAAGAGGAGAAGAAAGAAATAACTGGATGGATGAGACATTTTTACTCCTCGGAAAAGCTTATTTCTATCGTCAAGAGTATGAAAATGCAGCTCAAATATTTAATCACGGAAAAAAATACAAGAATCTAAGTGAATATGTAAGTCTGAAGATATGGGCTGCGGAAACTCAAGTTATGCTTGGAAATTATGGAATTGCAGAAAGGCAATTGCAAGAAATTGTGGAAACAGACGATCTTAAAAAGAAACACAAAATACATATTTTAGAGACTCGAGCGGAGCTTTTTTATCGTGATGATCAAATTAAGAAAGCGATAACGGCACTGGAGAAGACCATTAAGTATTTACCAAACTCTGGAGATCACATCGGAAGAAATTTCTATATTTTAGGGCAATATGCTTTAGAAAATGACCAATTAGAAGAGGCAACAACTTTTCTTTTTGAAGCCGAAAAAAGAGGAAAAGATCCTATTTTGGTCTTTAATTCTGTGCTTGCTCAAACAAAAAGCTTTAATCCCGAAACTCATTCAGCTTCAGAACTTTTTGCAAGTATTAAAAAACTTGAAAACAACAGCGTTTATAAAACACTGATGGATCAAGTATATTATGCAAAAGGTGTGCTGCATGAAAAAATTGAAAATTATGACCTTGCTCTAGAAAACTATCAAAATTCTTTGGATACCAATTTTGACAACGGAATTCAATTAGCAAGAACACACCTAGCCAAAGGAGACCTTGAATTTCAATTAAAAAATTATAATCAGGCACAAGAACACTACGATGCCGTTATGAATATAATAGATGAAAAATTCAAGAATTACGAACAAATTGAACAAAAGTGGAAATCCCTTTCGGATCTAGCAAAGCATTATCAGACCATTGATCTCAATGATTCTTTACTTATCGTAAGTGCCTGGAATGAAGATCAACAATATTTGTGGGCAAAAAATAGAGCCTTGAGGGAACTGAATGCACAAAAGGAAAAAGAAGCCGAGAAACTGGCAACTTTAGAGAAAATAAAATCGAAAATAAACCTTGAAAACGGTAAGAAAAATATTAATTGGTATTTTGATGATAAAACCCTTATAGAGAATGGGAAAAAGCTTTTTAGCAATGTTTGGGGTATCAGAAAACTAGAAGATAATTGGCGAAGAAAAAACAAAGGAACCATAAATCCAGACGAAGAAACAGAAATTACTGAACAAGAGGAAAACGACCTTAGTACAACTACTGAGGAAAACGCACTGATGCAAAAAGATAGTCTCACCGAAGAAGAAGCGATAGCAATAGGTGATTTAATGGCGAAAATTCCAAACTCAACTAAAAGGAAATTCAAATTGCAAGACGAAATTGTGGAAGCTCATTTTGCCTTAGGAATGATTTATAAAGAATACTTAAAAGATATTCCAGAATCAGTAAATCAGTTTAGAATTATTGTAGACAAATATCCTAATTCTAAACATAAGCCTGCCTCCTATTATCATTTAGTCCGACTGCATGAAGCGGATCATAAAATGGAATTTGCCAATAAATACCGCTTAAAAGTTGCTCAAGAATATCCTGAAAGTATTTACCATAACTTATTAGAAGGAAAAATGGTGAAAGAACAAGAAGACCCAGCACTGACATTGTACAAAAAAGCATACAAAAATCTGAAGAAAGAAAAGTTTGTAACAGTTTTTTCTCTTTATGATGAATTTTCAAAACAATTTGAAGACCACAAGCTACATCCTAAATTCAAATTAGCTGTAGCAGAAGCACATGCGGGTAATGGCAGTAAAGATTTCTATATAAATAGCTTGAAAGACCTTGTGAAGACTTACCCAGAAACTACAGAAGGAAACGTTGCGAAAAAGAGATTAAATTTATTCTTAAAGAACAAGCAAAAAAATGATCAGAAAAAAAGTATTTATAATGAAAGTACTGATGATGTTTTCTTTGCTCTTTTTCTCTGTGAAACCAGTAATGCTCAAGCACTACAAAGTTTTTTATCTGACTTTAGTTCACGTGCCTATCAACAAAAAAATATTGTGGTAAGTGCTATCATTTTTAAAGATGGAAAAAGTTTAGTGAGTGCCAAAGTATTTAGTGGACCAAAAGATGCTAAAAAGTTTATTGAACTCATGGAACTTGATCAAGATTATGCCAGTGTTCAAGGATTTATTGCTCAACCAATGACCATGGCTGCCAAGAATTACCCCATATTTTACAAAAGAAAAAATATCCAAGAATATTTGGATTTCGAAAAACAATATTTTAACAACTAATAGATGTTCTCAAAAGTAGGTTTAAGAACCAAAATCCTTTTGGCAAACTTGAGTTTGCTTCTTTTCTCTTTTCTCTTTATTGGGATATTTACTTATCTAAATTTCAACAAACAAAATGACACTTACCACAGAAAAAGGTTGAAAAGAAAAGAACTCTCTCTTGTAAAACAAGTAGAATATCATCTGGCGAAAATCTCTCAATTTGTTAATCAAAAAAACTTTGTTCTTCATTTTGAAAATCACACAAAAGAACTCACAGACATCAATAATATAGATGTCAATTATTATAATTTGAAAGGGGAAGTCATTATACAATCTGATCCTGAAATTTTCACAGAAAAAAGACTTCCTAAAAAACTTCCGACCAAAATTTTAAAACAAGTTTTAGAGAAAAATGATTATACCTTAGAGCATTCAGAAGGAGTTCGTTTTTTCTCCTCCTATTTTCTTATAAAGAATAAAAAAGGTGAAAATATTGCTATATTAAACATTCCATATTTCGATTTTGACAAAACCAAAAGTAACGACATAGAAACCTATCTTGGAGAATTATCTATAATCTATCTGTTTCTGCTGATTCTGGCTGTAGTAATGGTCTATATTTTGGCAAAATACATTACAGAACCGCTTAGAACCTTATCTGAAGACATCAAAAAAATGGAATTAGATAAAGATGCTCCACCACTTGAATGGAATGTAAATGATGAAGTAGGCTTATTGATAAAAGAGTATAATAAAACAAGAGAAAAGCTAAAAGCAAGTGCCGAACTCCTCGCTCAAAAACAAAAAGAAGAAGCTTGGAAAGAAATGGCAAAACAAGTAGCCCATGAAGTAAAGAATCCGCTTACTCCTATGAAACTTCAGGTACAGTTTCTTCAAAAAAATCTAGATCCAACAGACGAAAATTTTAAAGAAGAGCTCGATGAATTTTGTCTTTCTATGGTAGAACAAATTGATAATATGACCAATATTGCCAATGCTTTTTCTGATTTTGCTTCTTTACCCAAATTAGCCATTGAAAAAATTGAGATTCACAATATTCTTCATCCCGTTGCAAAATTATACCAAAGTCAAAATCTAGATTTCACAACTTACAAACAAGAAATCTGTGTAATGGCAGATAAAAATCAGCTTCATCAAGTTTTTATCAATCTTATAAAAAATGCCTACCAATCGATCCCTAATAATAAAGAACCAAAAGTGGTGATGAGTTATGAATCGGTGAATGATTTCTTGTATATTTACATCAAAGATAATGGTAGTGGAATTCCAACAAGGATTCAATCCAAAATATTTGAACCGAAATTTACCACCAAAAATTCTGGAAAAGGATTAGGTTTAGCAATGGTGAAAAACATAATTTTGGCACACGGAGGGAAAATAAAATTCCAGACTCAAGAAAATATCGGGACAACCTTTATCATTAAATTACCCATCGAAAAATAAACGAGAGATGAACTATAATAATCTTTTGATCTCTATAGAAGATCATATTGGAACTATCACAATTAACAGACCGAAAAAACTTAATGCACTAAACAAAGAAACAATCTCTGAGTTACATGAGGCATTTAAAAGTTTAGCAAGCAATGATGAAGTTAAGGCAATTATCCTTACAGGAGCAGGTGAAAAAGCTTTTGTAGCTGGAGCTGATATCAGTGAATTTGCGAATTTTTCTGTTGAACAAGGTGAAGAACTCAGCCGTGTGGGACATGAAAGTCTTTTTACTTTCGTAGAAAAAATTGAAAAACCTATTTTGGCAGCCGTAAATGGTTTTGCCTTAGGAGGTGGTTTAGAATTGGCTATGTCTTGTCATATTCGTGTTTTTTCTAGCCATGCTAGAGTAGGTCTACCAGAAGTAAGCCTTGGGGTTATACCAGGATACGGAGGAACACAAAGACTGGCACAAATAGTAGGGAGAGGAAAAGCTATAGAAATGATTGCTACAGCAGGGATGATAGATGCAGAACACGCTTTGCACATCAACCTTGCAAACCATGTTGTAAGCCCAGATGAGCTTATGGATGAAACAAGAAAAATGGCGAGTAAAATCATTAAAAACTCTAGTACTGCCATTGCCGCAGCACTAAGATGTGTTCAAGATTGTTTTGACAAAAACACTGATGGTTTTGAAACCGAAATTAAAGAATTTGGAAAAGCATTTGGAACACCTGATTTTAAAGAAGGTACTACGGCATTTTTAGAAAAAAGAAAACCAAAATTTCAATAGATACAATCTTGAAATAAATTGAAAATGAAAGATTGTCTGTTCTTACGGCTGGCAATCTTTTTTATTTTTGAAAATACCGACAATTTTAGTTTCTTTGTCTAGTAATCATACCATTTATAATCCCCACTTTAAAGGGAGATTTGAATTACAGAGCTTGTCCTGACTTTTCAGGAGGTCTACAACGAAATACTCCGAATAAAGAAACAAAATATATGGATAAATTAACACCGAAAATGGTATTAATCACTGAATAAGCCCCCTTTGAATAGCTTGTCCCGATTTTTC
This window contains:
- a CDS encoding enoyl-CoA hydratase-related protein, translating into MNYNNLLISIEDHIGTITINRPKKLNALNKETISELHEAFKSLASNDEVKAIILTGAGEKAFVAGADISEFANFSVEQGEELSRVGHESLFTFVEKIEKPILAAVNGFALGGGLELAMSCHIRVFSSHARVGLPEVSLGVIPGYGGTQRLAQIVGRGKAIEMIATAGMIDAEHALHINLANHVVSPDELMDETRKMASKIIKNSSTAIAAALRCVQDCFDKNTDGFETEIKEFGKAFGTPDFKEGTTAFLEKRKPKFQ